One Engystomops pustulosus chromosome 7, aEngPut4.maternal, whole genome shotgun sequence DNA window includes the following coding sequences:
- the DEGS2 gene encoding sphingolipid delta(4)-desaturase/C4-monooxygenase DES2 — protein MGNKVTRGDFEWVYTDQPHTERRKEILAKYPEIKCLMGPDPHLKWVVLAMVAAQLLVCHLVRDLAWKWVLFWAYAFGGCVNHSLTLAIHDISHNVAFGNRQAKWNRWFAVIANLPIGMPYSASFKKYHIDHHRYLGGNHLDVDIPTDFEGWFFCTPFRKFLWLILQPLFYVLRPLYVNPKPISRMEMYNALVQFSVDFLLYHMCGLKTVVYLLAGSVFCLGFHPISGHFIAEHYMFMKGHETYSYYGSLNLITFNVGYHTEHHDFPSIPGSRLPLVRQIASEYYDGLPQHQSWVQVLWDFIFNEELGPYSRIKRKCKLARAG, from the exons ATGGGTAACAAGGTGACTCGAGGAGACTTTGAATGGGTGTACACGGATCAACCGCACACTGAGCGCAGGAAGGAAATTCTAG CAAAGTACCCAGAAATTAAATGTCTAATGGGACCGGACCCCCACCTAAAATGGGTTGTCTTGGCGATGGTTGCTGCTCAGCTTTTGGTCTGTCATCTCGTCAGAGACTTGGCTTGGAAATGGGTTTTATTCTGGGCATATGCATTTGGCGGGTGTGTGAATCACTCATTAACATTGGCTATCCACGATATCTCCCACAATGTGGCCTTTGGTAACAGACAGGCAAAGTGGAACCGGTGGTTTGCTGTGATCGCCAACTTGCCCATTGGCATGCCATACTCTGCATCCTTCAAAAAGTATCACATTGATCACCACCGGTATCTCGGAGGCAACCACCTAGATGTGGATATACCTACAGACTTTGAAGGATGGTTCTTCTGCACTCCCTTTCGTAAATTCTTGTGGTTGATCCTACAGCCGCTCTTCTATGTGTTACGGCCACTGTATGTGAATCCGAAACCCATCAGCAGAATGGAGATGTATAACGCTCTCGTCCAGTTTTCTGTTGATTTCTTGCTGTATCACATGTGTGGCCTGAAGACTGTGGTCTACCTTCTGGCTGGTTCCGTTTTTTGCTTGGGTTTTCACCCCATCTCAGGGCACTTTATTGCAGAACATTACATGTTTATGAAAGGACACGAGACCTATTCTTACTACGGATCCCTAAATCTCATAACATTTAATGTTGGCTATCACACAGAGCATCACGACTTTCCCAGCATTCCTGGAAGCAGGCTGCCTTTG GTACGGCAGATTGCTTCTGAGTATTATGATGGTCTCCCTCAGCACCAGTCTTGGGTTCAGGTTCTGTGGGATTTCATTTTTAATGAAGAACTCGGACCTTATTCAAGGATCAAAAGAAAATGCAAGCTGGCAAGGGCAGGATAA